A genome region from Hippopotamus amphibius kiboko isolate mHipAmp2 chromosome 1, mHipAmp2.hap2, whole genome shotgun sequence includes the following:
- the FAAH gene encoding fatty-acid amide hydrolase 1 isoform X4 codes for MLVQNGLIISLGVASRWAPPPVSFLKRQIYTVHRWQGPAQAGPHVWCQSCGWAHVSWVGVGTWGHGPRVSAAGTWSLRGVGDGCEVSPQNPDLDSEELLALPLPQLVQKLQGGELSPEAVLFTYVGKAWEVNKGTNCVTTYLAGCETQLCQVPRQGLLYGVPVSLKECFTYKGQDSTLGLSLNKGAPAECDSVVVQVLKLQGALPFVHTNVPQSMYSYDCGNPLFGQSMNPWKPSKSPGGSSGGEGALIAAGGSPLGLGTDVGGSIRFPSSFCGICGLKPTGNRISKSGLKGCVYGQVAVQLAIGPMARDVESLALCLRALLCEDMFRLDPTVPPLPFREEVYTSSQPLRVGYYETDNYTMPTPAMRRALLETKQRLEAAGHTLVPFLPRNIPHAVETLSAGGMFSDGGKSLLQNFKGDFVDPCLEDLISILRLPQWLKGLLAFLLRPLLPRLSAFLKNMKSRSAGELWELHHEVEVYRRSVIAQWRAMELDVLLTPMLGPALDLNGPGKAAALGESLSLSVEAGCHFTGWKTEARKGQLSRNVT; via the exons ATGCTTGTTCAGAATGGTCTAATAATCAGCCTGGGTGTGGCCTCTCGCTGGGCTCCCCCTCCAGTAAGCTTCTTGAAGAGACAGATCTATACTGTCCACAGGTGGCAAGGGCCTGCCCAGGCTGGACCACATGTATGGTGTCAGAGCTGCGGGTGGGCACATGTGTCCTGGGTTGGTGTGGGGACCTGGGGGCATGGGCCTCGGGTGTCTGCTGCAGGCACATGGAGCCTGCGGGGAGTGGGGGACGGATGCGAGGTGTCTCCCCAGAACCCTGACCTGGACTCAGAGGAGCtgctggccctgcccctgcctcaaCTGGTACAGAAGTTACAGGGTGGGGAGCTGTCTCCTGAGGCCGTGCTCTTCACCTACGTGGGAAAG gcCTGGGAAGTGAACAAAGGGACTAACTGTGTGACCACCTACCTGGCAGGCTGTGAGACGCAGCTGTGCCAGGTCCCGAGGCAGGGCCTGCTCTACGGCGTCCCTGTGAGCCTCAAGGAGTGCTTCACCTACAAG GGCCAGGACTCGACATTGGGCTTGAGCCTGAACAAGGGGGCGCCCGCAGAGTGTGACAGCGTGGTGGTGCAGGTGCTGAAGCTACAGGGCGCCTTGCCTTTCGTGCACACAAATGTCCCCCAGTCCATGTACAG CTATGACTGTGGTAACCCCCTCTTCGGCCAGTCCATGAACCCATGGAAGCCTTCCAAGAGCCCAGGTGGTTCCTCAGGGGGTGAAGGGGCCCTCATTGCGGCTGGGGGCTCCCCACTGGGCTTGGGCACCGACGTCGGAGGCAGCATccgcttcccctcctccttctgtgGCATCTGCGGCCTCAAACCCACGGGGAACCGCATCAG CAAGAGTGGCCTGAAGGGCTGTGTCTATGGACAGGTAGCAG tACAGCTCGCAATTGGCCCCATGGCCCGGGACGTGGAGAGCCTGGCGCTGTGTCTGCGAGCGCTGCTGTGTGAGGACATGTTCCGCTTGGACCCCACCGTGCCCCCCCTGCCCTTCAGGGAGGAG GTCTACACAAGCTCTCAGCCCCTGCGTGTGGGATATTATGAGACGGACAACTATACTATGCCCACCCCGGCCATGAGGCGGGCCCTGCTGGAGACCAAGCAGAGACTCGAGGCTGCCGGCCACACG CTGGTTCCCTTCCTGCCCAGGAACATACCCCATGCTGTGGAGACCCTGTCGGCGGGTGGGATGTTCAGTGACGGCGGCAAGAGCTTACTACAGAACTT CAAAGGTGATTTCGTGGACCCCTGCCTGGAGGACCTGATCTCAATTCTGAGGCTGCCCCAATGGCTTAAAGGACTGCTGGCTTTCTTGCTAAGGCCTCTG CTCCCGAGGTTGTCAGCCTTTCTCAAGAACATGAAATCTCG GTCAGCTGGAGAGCTCTGGGAACTGCATCACGAGGTTGAG GTGTACCGGCGCTCCGTGATAGCCCAGTGGAGAGCAATGGAGCTGGATGTGCTGCTCACCCCCATGCTGGGCCCTGCTCTGGACTTGAATGGCCCAGGCAAGGCCGCAG CCCTAGGAGAGAGCCTCTCCCTGTCTGTGGAGGCAGGGTGCCATTTCACAGGGTGGAAGACTGAGGCTCGGAAAGGACAGTTGTCACGGAACGTCACCTGA
- the FAAH gene encoding fatty-acid amide hydrolase 1 isoform X3, whose amino-acid sequence MLVQNGLIISLGVASRWAPPPVSFLKRQIYTVHRWQGPAQAGPHVWCQSCGWAHVSWVGVGTWGHGPRVSAAGTWSLRGVGDGCEVSPQNPDLDSEELLALPLPQLVQKLQGGELSPEAVLFTYVGKAWEVNKGTNCVTTYLAGCETQLCQVPRQGLLYGVPVSLKECFTYKGQDSTLGLSLNKGAPAECDSVVVQVLKLQGALPFVHTNVPQSMYSYDCGNPLFGQSMNPWKPSKSPGGSSGGEGALIAAGGSPLGLGTDVGGSIRFPSSFCGICGLKPTGNRISKSGLKGCVYGQVAVQLAIGPMARDVESLALCLRALLCEDMFRLDPTVPPLPFREEVYTSSQPLRVGYYETDNYTMPTPAMRRALLETKQRLEAAGHTLVPFLPRNIPHAVETLSAGGMFSDGGKSLLQNFKGDFVDPCLEDLISILRLPQWLKGLLAFLLRPLLPRLSAFLKNMKSRSAGELWELHHEVEVYRRSVIAQWRAMELDVLLTPMLGPALDLNGPGKAAGHEEECGAACGCAVRGSALAGRAVSAVHARGGAPDEP is encoded by the exons ATGCTTGTTCAGAATGGTCTAATAATCAGCCTGGGTGTGGCCTCTCGCTGGGCTCCCCCTCCAGTAAGCTTCTTGAAGAGACAGATCTATACTGTCCACAGGTGGCAAGGGCCTGCCCAGGCTGGACCACATGTATGGTGTCAGAGCTGCGGGTGGGCACATGTGTCCTGGGTTGGTGTGGGGACCTGGGGGCATGGGCCTCGGGTGTCTGCTGCAGGCACATGGAGCCTGCGGGGAGTGGGGGACGGATGCGAGGTGTCTCCCCAGAACCCTGACCTGGACTCAGAGGAGCtgctggccctgcccctgcctcaaCTGGTACAGAAGTTACAGGGTGGGGAGCTGTCTCCTGAGGCCGTGCTCTTCACCTACGTGGGAAAG gcCTGGGAAGTGAACAAAGGGACTAACTGTGTGACCACCTACCTGGCAGGCTGTGAGACGCAGCTGTGCCAGGTCCCGAGGCAGGGCCTGCTCTACGGCGTCCCTGTGAGCCTCAAGGAGTGCTTCACCTACAAG GGCCAGGACTCGACATTGGGCTTGAGCCTGAACAAGGGGGCGCCCGCAGAGTGTGACAGCGTGGTGGTGCAGGTGCTGAAGCTACAGGGCGCCTTGCCTTTCGTGCACACAAATGTCCCCCAGTCCATGTACAG CTATGACTGTGGTAACCCCCTCTTCGGCCAGTCCATGAACCCATGGAAGCCTTCCAAGAGCCCAGGTGGTTCCTCAGGGGGTGAAGGGGCCCTCATTGCGGCTGGGGGCTCCCCACTGGGCTTGGGCACCGACGTCGGAGGCAGCATccgcttcccctcctccttctgtgGCATCTGCGGCCTCAAACCCACGGGGAACCGCATCAG CAAGAGTGGCCTGAAGGGCTGTGTCTATGGACAGGTAGCAG tACAGCTCGCAATTGGCCCCATGGCCCGGGACGTGGAGAGCCTGGCGCTGTGTCTGCGAGCGCTGCTGTGTGAGGACATGTTCCGCTTGGACCCCACCGTGCCCCCCCTGCCCTTCAGGGAGGAG GTCTACACAAGCTCTCAGCCCCTGCGTGTGGGATATTATGAGACGGACAACTATACTATGCCCACCCCGGCCATGAGGCGGGCCCTGCTGGAGACCAAGCAGAGACTCGAGGCTGCCGGCCACACG CTGGTTCCCTTCCTGCCCAGGAACATACCCCATGCTGTGGAGACCCTGTCGGCGGGTGGGATGTTCAGTGACGGCGGCAAGAGCTTACTACAGAACTT CAAAGGTGATTTCGTGGACCCCTGCCTGGAGGACCTGATCTCAATTCTGAGGCTGCCCCAATGGCTTAAAGGACTGCTGGCTTTCTTGCTAAGGCCTCTG CTCCCGAGGTTGTCAGCCTTTCTCAAGAACATGAAATCTCG GTCAGCTGGAGAGCTCTGGGAACTGCATCACGAGGTTGAG GTGTACCGGCGCTCCGTGATAGCCCAGTGGAGAGCAATGGAGCTGGATGTGCTGCTCACCCCCATGCTGGGCCCTGCTCTGGACTTGAATGGCCCAGGCAAGGCCGCAG GCCACGAGGAAGAGTGTGGGGCTGCCTGTGGCTGTGCAGTGCGTGGCTCTGCCCTGGCAGGAAGAGCTGTGTCTGCGGTTCATGCGCGAGGTGGAGCGCCTGATGAGCCCTGA
- the FAAH gene encoding fatty-acid amide hydrolase 1 isoform X5: protein MLVQNGLIISLGVASRWAPPPVSFLKRQIYTVHRWQGPAQAGPHVWCQSCGWAHVSWVGVGTWGHGPRVSAAGTWSLRGVGDGCEVSPQNPDLDSEELLALPLPQLVQKLQGGELSPEAVLFTYVGKAWEVNKGTNCVTTYLAGCETQLCQVPRQGLLYGVPVSLKECFTYKGQDSTLGLSLNKGAPAECDSVVVQVLKLQGALPFVHTNVPQSMYSYDCGNPLFGQSMNPWKPSKSPGGSSGGEGALIAAGGSPLGLGTDVGGSIRFPSSFCGICGLKPTGNRISKSGLKGCVYGQVAVQLAIGPMARDVESLALCLRALLCEDMFRLDPTVPPLPFREEVYTSSQPLRVGYYETDNYTMPTPAMRRALLETKQRLEAAGHTLVPFLPRNIPHAVETLSAGGMFSDGGKSLLQNFKGDFVDPCLEDLISILRLPQWLKGLLAFLLRPLLPRLSAFLKNMKSRSAGELWELHHEVEVYRRSVIAQWRAMELDVLLTPMLGPALDLNGPGKAAGCHFTGWKTEARKGQLSRNVT, encoded by the exons ATGCTTGTTCAGAATGGTCTAATAATCAGCCTGGGTGTGGCCTCTCGCTGGGCTCCCCCTCCAGTAAGCTTCTTGAAGAGACAGATCTATACTGTCCACAGGTGGCAAGGGCCTGCCCAGGCTGGACCACATGTATGGTGTCAGAGCTGCGGGTGGGCACATGTGTCCTGGGTTGGTGTGGGGACCTGGGGGCATGGGCCTCGGGTGTCTGCTGCAGGCACATGGAGCCTGCGGGGAGTGGGGGACGGATGCGAGGTGTCTCCCCAGAACCCTGACCTGGACTCAGAGGAGCtgctggccctgcccctgcctcaaCTGGTACAGAAGTTACAGGGTGGGGAGCTGTCTCCTGAGGCCGTGCTCTTCACCTACGTGGGAAAG gcCTGGGAAGTGAACAAAGGGACTAACTGTGTGACCACCTACCTGGCAGGCTGTGAGACGCAGCTGTGCCAGGTCCCGAGGCAGGGCCTGCTCTACGGCGTCCCTGTGAGCCTCAAGGAGTGCTTCACCTACAAG GGCCAGGACTCGACATTGGGCTTGAGCCTGAACAAGGGGGCGCCCGCAGAGTGTGACAGCGTGGTGGTGCAGGTGCTGAAGCTACAGGGCGCCTTGCCTTTCGTGCACACAAATGTCCCCCAGTCCATGTACAG CTATGACTGTGGTAACCCCCTCTTCGGCCAGTCCATGAACCCATGGAAGCCTTCCAAGAGCCCAGGTGGTTCCTCAGGGGGTGAAGGGGCCCTCATTGCGGCTGGGGGCTCCCCACTGGGCTTGGGCACCGACGTCGGAGGCAGCATccgcttcccctcctccttctgtgGCATCTGCGGCCTCAAACCCACGGGGAACCGCATCAG CAAGAGTGGCCTGAAGGGCTGTGTCTATGGACAGGTAGCAG tACAGCTCGCAATTGGCCCCATGGCCCGGGACGTGGAGAGCCTGGCGCTGTGTCTGCGAGCGCTGCTGTGTGAGGACATGTTCCGCTTGGACCCCACCGTGCCCCCCCTGCCCTTCAGGGAGGAG GTCTACACAAGCTCTCAGCCCCTGCGTGTGGGATATTATGAGACGGACAACTATACTATGCCCACCCCGGCCATGAGGCGGGCCCTGCTGGAGACCAAGCAGAGACTCGAGGCTGCCGGCCACACG CTGGTTCCCTTCCTGCCCAGGAACATACCCCATGCTGTGGAGACCCTGTCGGCGGGTGGGATGTTCAGTGACGGCGGCAAGAGCTTACTACAGAACTT CAAAGGTGATTTCGTGGACCCCTGCCTGGAGGACCTGATCTCAATTCTGAGGCTGCCCCAATGGCTTAAAGGACTGCTGGCTTTCTTGCTAAGGCCTCTG CTCCCGAGGTTGTCAGCCTTTCTCAAGAACATGAAATCTCG GTCAGCTGGAGAGCTCTGGGAACTGCATCACGAGGTTGAG GTGTACCGGCGCTCCGTGATAGCCCAGTGGAGAGCAATGGAGCTGGATGTGCTGCTCACCCCCATGCTGGGCCCTGCTCTGGACTTGAATGGCCCAGGCAAGGCCGCAG GGTGCCATTTCACAGGGTGGAAGACTGAGGCTCGGAAAGGACAGTTGTCACGGAACGTCACCTGA
- the FAAH gene encoding fatty-acid amide hydrolase 1 isoform X1, with the protein MLVQNGLIISLGVASRWAPPPVSFLKRQIYTVHRWQGPAQAGPHVWCQSCGWAHVSWVGVGTWGHGPRVSAAGTWSLRGVGDGCEVSPQNPDLDSEELLALPLPQLVQKLQGGELSPEAVLFTYVGKAWEVNKGTNCVTTYLAGCETQLCQVPRQGLLYGVPVSLKECFTYKGQDSTLGLSLNKGAPAECDSVVVQVLKLQGALPFVHTNVPQSMYSYDCGNPLFGQSMNPWKPSKSPGGSSGGEGALIAAGGSPLGLGTDVGGSIRFPSSFCGICGLKPTGNRISKSGLKGCVYGQVAVQLAIGPMARDVESLALCLRALLCEDMFRLDPTVPPLPFREEVYTSSQPLRVGYYETDNYTMPTPAMRRALLETKQRLEAAGHTLVPFLPRNIPHAVETLSAGGMFSDGGKSLLQNFKGDFVDPCLEDLISILRLPQWLKGLLAFLLRPLLPRLSAFLKNMKSRSAGELWELHHEVEVYRRSVIAQWRAMELDVLLTPMLGPALDLNGPGKAAGAISYTVLYNCLDFPAGVVPVTTVTAEDEAQMEHYKGYFGDAWDKMLQKATRKSVGLPVAVQCVALPWQEELCLRFMREVERLMSPERRLPAWPQRT; encoded by the exons ATGCTTGTTCAGAATGGTCTAATAATCAGCCTGGGTGTGGCCTCTCGCTGGGCTCCCCCTCCAGTAAGCTTCTTGAAGAGACAGATCTATACTGTCCACAGGTGGCAAGGGCCTGCCCAGGCTGGACCACATGTATGGTGTCAGAGCTGCGGGTGGGCACATGTGTCCTGGGTTGGTGTGGGGACCTGGGGGCATGGGCCTCGGGTGTCTGCTGCAGGCACATGGAGCCTGCGGGGAGTGGGGGACGGATGCGAGGTGTCTCCCCAGAACCCTGACCTGGACTCAGAGGAGCtgctggccctgcccctgcctcaaCTGGTACAGAAGTTACAGGGTGGGGAGCTGTCTCCTGAGGCCGTGCTCTTCACCTACGTGGGAAAG gcCTGGGAAGTGAACAAAGGGACTAACTGTGTGACCACCTACCTGGCAGGCTGTGAGACGCAGCTGTGCCAGGTCCCGAGGCAGGGCCTGCTCTACGGCGTCCCTGTGAGCCTCAAGGAGTGCTTCACCTACAAG GGCCAGGACTCGACATTGGGCTTGAGCCTGAACAAGGGGGCGCCCGCAGAGTGTGACAGCGTGGTGGTGCAGGTGCTGAAGCTACAGGGCGCCTTGCCTTTCGTGCACACAAATGTCCCCCAGTCCATGTACAG CTATGACTGTGGTAACCCCCTCTTCGGCCAGTCCATGAACCCATGGAAGCCTTCCAAGAGCCCAGGTGGTTCCTCAGGGGGTGAAGGGGCCCTCATTGCGGCTGGGGGCTCCCCACTGGGCTTGGGCACCGACGTCGGAGGCAGCATccgcttcccctcctccttctgtgGCATCTGCGGCCTCAAACCCACGGGGAACCGCATCAG CAAGAGTGGCCTGAAGGGCTGTGTCTATGGACAGGTAGCAG tACAGCTCGCAATTGGCCCCATGGCCCGGGACGTGGAGAGCCTGGCGCTGTGTCTGCGAGCGCTGCTGTGTGAGGACATGTTCCGCTTGGACCCCACCGTGCCCCCCCTGCCCTTCAGGGAGGAG GTCTACACAAGCTCTCAGCCCCTGCGTGTGGGATATTATGAGACGGACAACTATACTATGCCCACCCCGGCCATGAGGCGGGCCCTGCTGGAGACCAAGCAGAGACTCGAGGCTGCCGGCCACACG CTGGTTCCCTTCCTGCCCAGGAACATACCCCATGCTGTGGAGACCCTGTCGGCGGGTGGGATGTTCAGTGACGGCGGCAAGAGCTTACTACAGAACTT CAAAGGTGATTTCGTGGACCCCTGCCTGGAGGACCTGATCTCAATTCTGAGGCTGCCCCAATGGCTTAAAGGACTGCTGGCTTTCTTGCTAAGGCCTCTG CTCCCGAGGTTGTCAGCCTTTCTCAAGAACATGAAATCTCG GTCAGCTGGAGAGCTCTGGGAACTGCATCACGAGGTTGAG GTGTACCGGCGCTCCGTGATAGCCCAGTGGAGAGCAATGGAGCTGGATGTGCTGCTCACCCCCATGCTGGGCCCTGCTCTGGACTTGAATGGCCCAGGCAAGGCCGCAG GGGCCATCAGCTATACTGTGCTCTACAACTGCCTGGACTTCCCTGcgggggtggtgcctgtcaccaCGGTGACCGCCGAGGACGAGGCCCAGATGGAGCATTACAAGGGCTACTTTGGGGATGCCTGGGATAAGATGTTGCAGAAG GCCACGAGGAAGAGTGTGGGGCTGCCTGTGGCTGTGCAGTGCGTGGCTCTGCCCTGGCAGGAAGAGCTGTGTCTGCGGTTCATGCGCGAGGTGGAGCGCCTGATGAGCCCTGAAAGGCGGCTGCCTGCCTGGCCCCAGAGGACATGA